A window of the Calditrichia bacterium genome harbors these coding sequences:
- a CDS encoding SUF system NifU family Fe-S cluster assembly protein yields MDELRELYQQVILDHNRNPKNYGKIDCNHEAEGFNPLCGDKIKIYVQVDGDTITDVHFEAAGCAISKASASLMTVALKGKTIAEAQDIFSHFIGMITGKSTADAEEDLLGSLIVLAGVREFPSRVKCAGLAWHAFNAALSSEEKTVTTE; encoded by the coding sequence ATGGACGAATTGCGCGAGCTGTATCAACAGGTGATTCTCGATCATAACCGTAATCCGAAAAATTATGGCAAAATTGATTGCAATCATGAAGCGGAAGGATTTAATCCGCTCTGCGGTGATAAAATAAAAATTTACGTTCAGGTGGATGGTGACACCATTACCGATGTGCATTTTGAAGCTGCCGGTTGCGCTATTTCCAAAGCATCCGCATCGTTGATGACGGTCGCACTGAAAGGCAAAACCATTGCGGAAGCTCAGGATATTTTTTCCCATTTTATTGGCATGATTACCGGCAAATCGACTGCTGATGCCGAAGAAGATCTGCTCGGCAGCCTGATTGTGCTCGCCGGAGTCCGGGAATTTCCATCGCGTGTAAAATGTGCCGGATTGGCCTGGCATGCGTTCAACGCAGCACTGAGCAGCGAAGAAAAAACGGTAACTACAGAATAA